A genomic segment from Polyangium mundeleinium encodes:
- a CDS encoding DUF4241 domain-containing protein codes for MNAPRYALPRSFLPIRNAHLAGKKAAGVKEVLPAGEIVITTGRLVACDPLMQPERPPFERLLAPGKYPVHLFVAKEGSVIGFAEIRLRKTAIDHFELATLAGQDATTLGEGRFFGYPVDAGLGCFADEAALRHLRNADAARQKAEGPSYGSYYDVVSPELRANGDRWVDHRPQGSTSENVMIFRSGDGDGTYATYFGLDADGEVACVVTSFNVFAEPISPERKLRDLTEVFAPFVTAIERDIGAFLQSKGFSGPNTAYKVKSDGGELDLTYTRDGLAFQVRTTALYQSVLDAHFRWTRGRATLDVGNEHTKAGVKLGLPSAFAVGNAAYTYATKIGASYGAHWDVLEPAVLGYLPIKAPKASKR; via the coding sequence ATGAACGCCCCCCGCTACGCGCTCCCCCGCTCGTTCCTTCCGATTCGCAACGCCCACCTCGCCGGCAAGAAGGCCGCTGGCGTGAAGGAGGTCCTTCCCGCCGGCGAAATCGTGATCACGACGGGGCGCCTCGTGGCCTGCGATCCGCTGATGCAGCCCGAGCGGCCCCCCTTCGAGCGCCTCCTCGCGCCGGGGAAATACCCCGTTCACCTCTTCGTCGCGAAGGAAGGCTCGGTGATCGGATTCGCCGAGATCCGATTGCGAAAGACGGCCATCGACCATTTCGAGCTCGCCACCCTCGCCGGGCAGGATGCAACGACGCTGGGCGAGGGGCGATTCTTCGGCTATCCGGTCGACGCGGGGCTCGGCTGCTTCGCCGACGAGGCCGCCCTGCGTCACCTCCGCAATGCGGACGCCGCGCGCCAGAAGGCGGAGGGGCCCTCGTATGGGAGCTACTACGACGTCGTGAGTCCCGAGCTCCGCGCGAATGGGGACCGGTGGGTCGATCATCGGCCCCAAGGGAGCACGAGCGAAAACGTGATGATCTTCCGCTCTGGCGACGGCGACGGGACCTATGCGACCTACTTCGGCCTCGATGCCGACGGCGAGGTGGCGTGTGTCGTCACGAGCTTCAACGTATTCGCGGAGCCCATCTCTCCGGAGCGCAAGCTGCGGGACCTCACCGAAGTCTTCGCGCCCTTCGTCACCGCCATCGAGCGGGACATCGGCGCCTTCCTGCAATCGAAGGGGTTTTCAGGGCCGAATACGGCCTACAAGGTGAAGTCGGACGGGGGCGAGCTCGATCTCACCTACACGCGCGACGGGCTCGCCTTCCAGGTGCGCACCACGGCGCTCTACCAGTCGGTATTGGACGCCCATTTCCGCTGGACGCGCGGGCGCGCCACGCTCGACGTGGGCAACGAGCACACCAAGGCGGGCGTCAAGCTCGGCCTGCCGAGCGCCTTCGCCGTCGGCAACGCAGCGTATACCTACGCCACGAAGATCGGGGCCTCGTACGGGGCGCACTGGGACGTGCTCGAACCAGCCGTGCTGGGATACCTGCCGATCAAGGCCCCAAAAGCAAGCAAGCGCTGA